From a single Brassica rapa cultivar Chiifu-401-42 chromosome A01, CAAS_Brap_v3.01, whole genome shotgun sequence genomic region:
- the LOC103831615 gene encoding beta-glucosidase 45: MNNLPIFVFIIILQSLILSSSCLYQNSSHNILQDSSPFPSDFLFGTASSAYQYEGAFLTEGKGLNNWDIFTHENPGKIRDENNGDMAVDQYHRFKEDIQLMTSLGVNGYRFSISWSRVLPRGRFGGINYSGIKYYNRLIDALISRGIKPFVTLNHLDYPQELENRFQSWLSPEMQNDFGYLADICFKHFGDRVKHWTTLNEPNQQIILTHLKGTFPPSRCSLPYGNCSQGNSEREPFIAAHNTILAHAKAVHIYRSKYQVKQRGIIGIVVQTSWFEPISDSIADREAAERAQSFYSNWILDPIIYGKYPKEMVNVLGSALPRFSRKEMENLKQLRLDFIGINHYTSYFIQDCLFSTCNAGDGASKAQGFALKLDRKGNVSIGELTDVNWQHIHPEGFRKTLNYLKNRYHNIPMFITENGFGDLQKPETTLTELLNDTKRIQYMSGYLDALQSAMRDGANVKGYFAWSLLDNFEWLYGYKLRFGLFHVDYTSLKRTPKLSASWYKNYIGEHIRRKYY, from the exons ATGAACAATCTACCCATTTTCGTATTTATCATCATATTACAAAGCTTAATCTTGTCTAGTTCTTGTCTCTATCAAAATTCTTCACACAATATATTACAAGACTCATCTCCATTTCCTTCTGATTTCCTTTTTGGCACTGCGTCTTCTGCTTACCAG TATGAAGGCGCGTTCTTGACCGAGGGGAAAGGATTGAACAACTGGGATATATTTACACATGAAAACCCTG GAAAAATACGTGATGAGAACAATGGAGACATGGCTGTGGATCAATATCATCGATTTAAG GAGGACATCCAGTTAATGACTTCCCTTGGGGTCAACGGTTACAGATTTTCAATTTCATGGTCTAGAGTCTTACCAC GAGGAAGATTTGGAGGCATTAATTATTCGGGAATAAAGTATTACAACAGATTAATCGATGCTCTCATTAGTAGAG GGATTAAGCCATTTGTGACACTGAACCATTTGGACTACCCTCAAGAACTTGAGAACCGGTTTCAAAGTTGGTTAAGCCCGGAGATGCA GAATGATTTTGGGTACTTGGctgatatatgttttaaacattTTGGTGACCGAGTTAAACATTGGACAACATTAAACGAACCAAACCAACAAATAATCCTCACCCATCTAAAAGGCACCTTTCCACCATCCCGCTGCTCCTTACCGTATGGAAACTGTAGTCAGGGGAACTCGGAAAGGGAACCATTCATAGCTGCACATAACACGATCCTCGCACACGCAAAGGCGGTTCACATTTATCGGAGTAAATATCAG GTAAAACAAAGGGGGATCATTGGCATTGTGGTGCAAACATCATGGTTTGAACCCATTAGCGATTCCATCGCAGATAGAGAAGCTGCAGAGAGAGCTCAATCTTTTTATTCCAATTG GATTTTAGATCCAATTATATATGGGAAATATCCAAAAGAAATGGTGAATGTACTTGGATCGGCCTTGCCACGGTTTTCTAGGAAGGAAATGGAGAACCTAAAACAGTTAAGATTAGATTTTATTGGCATTAATCACTATACAAGTTACTTCATTCAAGATTGCTTGTTCTCAACTTGTAATGCTGGAGATGGAGCTTCTAAAGCACAAGGATTTGCACTGAAGTTAGACCGAAAAGGCAATGTTTCCATCGGAGAACTT ACGGATGTAAACTGGCAGCACATTCATCCTGAAGGGTTCCGAAAGACATTGAACTACCTAAAAAATAGGTACCACAACATACCGATGTTCATAACCGAAAATG GTTTTGGAGACCTGCAAAAACCCGAGACAACACTAACAGAACTTCTAAATGACACAAAAAGGATACAATACATGAGTGGATACTTGGATGCGTTGCAGTCAGCAATGAG AGATGGAGCAAATGTGAAGGGCTATTTCGCATGGTCACTATTAGATAACTTTGAGTGGTTGTATGGATACAAGCTTAGATTTGGGCTATTCCACGTGGATTATACAAGTCTCAAAAGAACACCGAAACTTTCAGCTTCATGGTATAAAAACTATATTGGAGAGCATATTAgaagaaaatattattag